The genomic DNA ACCATAAAAGCAAAGCCAGATGAAGGTTTTAGTTTTGGAGATGAAAGCAGTTATGTACCACACTGCTGGTATAACTCTTGgctcaaaaaaatccccatgaaATTACTAAGTAATCTCCATAAAGTTGTTCCTACTGTTCAGACTTAAATCTCCAGCATATAAGAATCTAATGAGAAGTACCAATGTAACTCATTTTAAGATTACTATCATATTCTATTAAAAATCAGTATCATGTTTATATTCCCCCTTTTTACTGTCTTGGAAAGATGTATATGTAACtattttttacattaaacattttagtgactgtgttttaaaatatttcagcccTAATAAATCACTGTCATAGTAATTCCCAAAGTATGGTCTTTAGCCTAAGTGACTGGTTTGCAGCTAGTcacaaaaaccagcaaaacatACGGCTGGAAACTGAGGCAATGGGAAAGTCAGGAAGGTGAAAATAATCTATTACTCCAAACTTTTAGCAAGTGCTACTTTGTAATACAGATTTCACAGTTAAAAACACTGTTAAATCAATCTAATTGCAGTAGATTATTAAATTATTCAGGATAAAACTTcctccttttaaagaaaatatttttcttgcattttggCATGCAACTAAGACCTTCCACACGGGACAGGCGCTCAGCAATCTAATTCAaatctttgttttgaaaacaaaacagcctggagaaaagTGCAAAACATCTCTATCGTGAAATGgattaggttggaagagacctcaaaaATCATCCCGTTTCAACCCCCCTTTCACTAGGTTAGGTTGCTGAAAGCCTCATATAGTCCAGTCTCTCATATTACTAATTTCATAATAAACACTTATTAAAGCCTTAATAGTAGCTGCTAGTAGCTAGTAGCTGCTTTCTAAAAATGCAGTCTTGATGAACTCTTGCATTCATATCCTTCTAATTATTATATCACTTCTTTTATGCTGATTCCCAGAACTTAAGATCAactgaatttgaaaatattgtttGCTGACAATATTGGGTTTCAAATGAGGAAgctctgtaaaaaaaacaaccaaccaaccaaagatTCATCTAATGTTTCAACTTAAAAGTGAGCAGTATCCAAAAATTTAAATAGGTCTTAAGAACCACATGAATGTACTAGGAAGGGGTTAAGTACTTAAAAGCAATTATCATTAAGCTCATCTGATACCACcaaaaagactgaaaagcaattatCCACAAATTTATTTGAGGATAACAAAAAGATTAGTCAGGTGACGGACAGATATCTTCCTGGAAAGCAACATACAGGGAACACCATATTCACAGGGAAAGGGCCAACCATCTATTTAAGAAAAGGAAGTCCATCTACAAAAGCTGTGATAAAGCTACCCAAATAACTTGTTCCACATGAGCTCCTACTATCATGCTGTGGGTAAAAGAAATGAAGCCATTACTGTGTTGATGCAAAGAGATCCCACAGAACAAGATTCCTAttcaaaaatcacagaaccagGCAACTCACCGAAGCATTTTGAGCTCCTGGGCAGCCTTCAGAATTATCTCATGCTGTCTTTGGCTTAGGACCATCACTCCTCCCAAGGACTGGTCAGAGTCCAGGTTTGAATCTGCTCCCAGCATATCAGAGGAATGTGAAGGTGGAGGAAGGGATGAATCTGAGTGGTCCTCCAAAGACCGCAGTCTGTCTCCATCATCTGGATACCACCTATCCGACAACCGTTCCCTCTCCCAGTCAGTCCTTTCAGGAACGTAGTCTTGCTTCTCCCGCCACGTGTCGTATCTCTCCGGATATTCCCGAATCCTAAGCTCCCCCCTGTCTCGGAGGTCTCTGTCATAATGATCTCTGTTCCTATCGTCCCTCCACCTATCTTCACGGTACCTGTCCAGAGGTGGAAGGGGAGGTAATGGTGGTAGAGGGGGGATATCCAGGTCACGATTCCCCATATCTCTGTCATCCATAGGTCTTATGTCCCAGTTTCTATCCCATTCTCTGTCTAAATCTTGATCATAAATATCTGAGGATCTTCCAGTTCTATCTAGATCTCTCTCTAGTTCCCTTTCTCTTGGCCCTTTCCAGTCATCCCACCACGAATCTCGTCTGTCATGATCAGATGATAAAGGAGGTAGTGGCGGTAAGGGAGACAATGGAGGCAGTGAATGGTGGGATTGCAACCTGTCATCTCTGTCATATGCATCTACGGAATCGTCCTGATAATCAGAATTGTGATCTCTCCAGTATTGTTCTCTTTCCCAGTCATCCAATTGCTCATGCTCCAAAGACGGGTCATCTTGACCCTCTAAAGGAAATTCCTCCTGCATTGTATCATCTTCACGACCCCAAGAACCCCTGAATGTTTCATCTCGATGGTACGGAGGCAATTTGTCAGGGTCATCTCCTAGGTGAATGGGTTTACCCATATTGCCTGTTTCGGATCTTCCTGCTTCTCTCTCATGGCTATCTCCCCTCCTGATGGGACACCTCTCCCGGCTCCCTGCCCGCCTGACCATGTCCCTCTCGCGGCTCCCTGCCCGCCGCATGGGGACCCTCTCCCGGCTCCCTGCGCGCCTGACAGGGACCCTCTCCCGGCTCCCTGCCCGCCGCATGGGCTCCCTCTCTCGGCTACCAGCCCCTCTCATGGGCTCTCTTTCCCGGCTACACGCCCGTCTGACCGGGCCTCTCTCCCGGCTTCCTGCCCGccccctgtcccagctgcctgcccGTCCAGGCACTTCTCTGTCTCGGCTGGAGAATACCCTCTCATGGCTATCTGACCGGCCACCCAGTCCCCTCTCTCGGCTGCCTGACTGTCCATCTGgcatcctctccctgctgcctgaCCGTCTATCTGGCATCCTCTCTCTGAACATTCCCCTGCCACGGATGGATGCCTGCCTAGCCTGCCCTCTGCCTCTGTATACATATCCTCTACCACGGCCATCGTCCATCCTGCCCATTCCCCGGCCGTGGCCATCATCCATCCTGCCCATTCCCCAGCCACCGTCCATCCTTCCCATTCCCCGGCCACCATCCATCCTTCCCATTCCCCGGCCACGGCCCATTCCCCAGCCACGGccatctccctgccctctgccacggccccttcctctgcctcctggTCCCTTTCCTCTATCTTCATGCATAAATGgcccttttcctctgctttctggtCCAGGTAGGCCCTGGGTGGCCTCTGAAGCAGTCAACTGGCCATCTGGTGAATCCAAATCCTGATCTCCTGTTACAGGGGCTACCGTATTCTGGTTCTGAATAGGTGGGGTGGGTGCCTTGGACTCTTCTACCTGCTGGTTGGGATCATGTGAACTCCATGTCCACTTTTTAGGAGGGTCCGAACTAGGTTCTTTGACTTCAGGTTTGGATGGCTCCTGTTGAGTGTCTGTCAGGTCCTCATTTGGCTCAGCAGGACCTGCACTCTGTGTGTCAGGAGTAGACTCTGTTCTGCTTACAGACTGCTGATCGCCAGCTGTGTCTGTAAAAGGTTCTTTGCTTTCTGACTGTGAGTCtgtctgtgcctgctgctgctgctgctgttgctgtccCAGATGAGGCCTGGGCCCTGTCCACCGTGGACCACCAGGTCGGGAACCGTGTCCATGTGATGCATTTGTTGTATAAAATTCTCCTGCTGGTCCTCGTGGGATAGAGCCCCATCTGCTTGAAGACTGTCCATCTGTATTCTGTCGGTCAAAACGAGACCTGTACCCTTCTGACCGCTGGGAGTCAAAACGAGGTCCTCTCGGTCTTGAGCCTTCAAATTTGTCATATCCTCTTCCCCGAGGTCCATCAAATCTACAGATGACACAATAGaaattttattcaaatgaaCATGTCATGTTAAAATCCTACAGAGGTAGGCCCGTGGAAACCTCATGCGACCAAGtacaaggtcctgcacctgggtgAGGGCAGCCCCTGGTCTCAATATAGACTTGGTGATGATGGGatcaagagcagccctgccaagaaggacttgggggtcctggtggatgAAAACCTGGACATGAACCTGAAAtctctgctcacagcccagaaagacAACCTGTATCTATCACTGCATATCACTGAGCTCTATACCAACACACATAAAAGACATGCACCAGCAAATAACGAAAACAGTCTGTTCAGAACTGTACATCCAACAAATCCCCAGGAACAGAAACACTTTCTAAAAACTATCAAGAGATAGAAAATGATTCATTTATGTAAAGTTCATGTACATTGCTAGCAATTCACAAATTATTATTCATGATTGATCACTTTGGAAGCAAAGATAAGGCAAATAACCATGAAGATATTATTGTAAAGTCTAGCAGAGTATGCAAGGACAGAAACAACTGAACAGAACACCACTGTCCTTTGATTCAGCAGACATCACACCAACCCATCTCTAACTAATGAGAAGATAGAACAGATGTTGTTTTTGCACCCTGATATCATGtatcaaagaaaaacattcaaaaaacaAGATCTTGGATCAAATTATATAGCAGGTACAAAATCAGCAAAGACATACAATATTTAcaacagctttctttttttttcaaagcaggagTACTGTttctctgcaaaagaaaagggGCAGCATCCCCAAGCACTTtaccaacaaaagaaaatgcaatctACTCTAGATTATGCTCAGGTGAAAGACATCTATATAtccttgctttaaaaatacaaatacagagaGTATGGTGTgcatatattaaaaacaaaacctccacTGAACAAATACACACTTCACACAATCTCAGAAAGATTTGAGAATaagatatatatttaatttcttaataaatcactgaaaatcTCATAGCCTGGAATATGTATAAATCAACAAATACATTCTTACCTAGGGCCTCTAGGGCCTTCAAAACGTGCTGATCTGGGAGGATCTGGAAGCAATCCACCTGACCTCACCGGTTTATCCTGCACAACAGGCGTGTGTGTCGAAGACACTGCAGAAGTGCCTTTCAGTTCCCCACACTGTTGTTcagatgaaatatttacagtttGTTTACTAAGATGACCTTGAGACTTTCCATGGTCAGATGAGCCAAAGGATGTACCTACTTGGGAATAAGGTGAATAGCTAGTTGAACTAGATATTTTTGATGCATAGGTACCAGGAGTGGGAAGGAGAGCTGGCCTTGGTGTTTCAGTAGCTTGAGAACTGGATCCTGAAGGAACAGAGGAATTGGATAACTGAGAAACTGAAGAGACAGGTGGGGGGACCAGTGGAGGTGTACTTGAAGGTAAAGTTGGAGGCATAATAGGAAGGCCACCTTGCCCAGTTTGGGAATACGGAATAAATGGAGGCGGCAGCGAAACATTTGCAGGATATTGATTCTTCAGATTTTGGAGTGACGTCACTTTTTCCTGCAGGTGCGACTGAGTGACCTTCATCTGCTCATCCCATGCTTTCCACTGTTTCTCATACTCTTGAAGCTGGTCTTTGTGAGGGTAGGTTTGAAGCTGATGCTGCCACTGTTGGTTCATTGATCGCTCCCAATCTTTATGAAGCTGCTGGAACTGTTTTTGCTGTGCCTCATAATGTCGCAGTTGCATGTCCACTGACATTGTCTGCAATGAGATGACAAAGATAGGTTCAAAATACCTTAAGACAGTCAGTTACTCTCAGAGCCATGAATTTCAGTATCATTTGTAATATCACAGTTTCTGATGACTTGGCTGAAAGCTTGAGGAAGAACtacaccaaaacaaaagcaaaaaccaactGTGACATCTAAAGACATTgtgaaaattaatgtattttatgacTACATGCTACATCTGTGTATGGAAGACTTCAACAGGACAGCTGAAGAAACCTATAATCTGTATAAACTGTATTATTACCAGATCCTAACAACGGCTAAAGCCCAAATCAATCTTCACATATATACACTATGTGACTACTTCTCAAGATTTCAGTTTTTGCTATTAACCTGCTCAGAATTGCCTCAGCTGTCTGCAATTATTCTTCTCTAAGCCTTTGCCAGACCTTATTCGCACAAATAAAGCTTATTTCAAGGAGTTCTGTCCTTCATTATGTGAGGATATCATAATATTCATGGCTTGATCTTGCCTGAGATTTTTAAGGTTTacccaaagaaattaaaaacccCTAAAAACGTAGACAGTCCAACTTACAAAGAAATGCTTAATGTATGAACTCTACCAACCCAGTGATAGCTGACTCAACTCTCTAATGCAGTAATCAACTTCTACTTAAAAGCTTAAAGCTTACAATACTGGTTTCAACTGATTACTTGagttaaaaataatcagtgagATACTCATTTTCTTAATTACATTCACTGTCTATTTTTGGCATCTACATTTAacattgtaaatatttatttttgtagagAAGAGCAGCTTCCAAACTACTCTGCGCAATCATCTGTTTACCTGACCTTTCTGAATTGTTTCTCCAGTGGCAAAACAATTGAAGCTGAGTAAATTCAATATTGTGCTCAGCTTTGCTCCTGTATTACCTAGGTATATCTGAAAAATCTTATGAGAAGTGTAAAGTCTTGTATTTCTCATCCTACTGAAGCCTCATCACCATGTGTCGatgctttttttattctgaagtcGAATGACAGTAGGGAAAACGGATATAAACTTCTACCCAACCAGAACAAGTAGCTAGACAAATGAGCCAACCATCACAAATTATTCAACTACATATTTTTCAGCAGACTATGAGTGCTGGGTCACCCAGGATGTATATCAAACACCATCTCCTTAGGGTCTCACCTCTAAGTGTGGAGGCTGTTGCATGATCTGTTGATACTGCTGTACTATTTGCTGCAGCTGAGCGTGCTTCTGCATTATTCTCTGATATTGAAACCCAACCCGGTGATGGGGGTGCTGCTGCcattgagctgctgctgcttgcaaTTGCTGCAATCTCAAATCCTCCTCAGGGTCATCAGGAGGTTCAATATTGAGCtac from Sylvia atricapilla isolate bSylAtr1 chromosome 6, bSylAtr1.pri, whole genome shotgun sequence includes the following:
- the YLPM1 gene encoding YLP motif-containing protein 1 isoform X3; this translates as MYPAWGLYGAAGHYPPPPTSIPPPPLPIPPPSVPPPAVPPMPLPSYPPPGPAPPAAAPPPAGSSGFLSLQEQHLAQLQQLQQMHQKQLQSVLLGPPPPPGPPPPGLPPPPLPGSFTDWQQQPPVPPVPPPVRSYQKQYGHREPPPRKPPPAARDRDGQEPPGGHGDWGEPMPAEPVPMDMELSSPPQSPQPAAQPYLPPAQPYLPPPQAEPYLPPAQPPPAQSPPLQPYLPRAQPSQPPPSFSEPPPSYLEPPAATASQPYLPPPAQGYMAHPQPYLISSQASPSQPAQPALASSIPPPVKPSQAHFPPPQPSLPQPAAAQPEAAQGAAKEGGGTEQPDPSTMTPQEQQQYWYQQHLLSLQQRAKAHAQGQQQMKSPVVKDEQRAKSEEGKMSASAQQSEAPPLNESLPPASKEDESSLPSTETQLNIEPPDDPEEDLRLQQLQAAAAQWQQHPHHRVGFQYQRIMQKHAQLQQIVQQYQQIMQQPPHLETMSVDMQLRHYEAQQKQFQQLHKDWERSMNQQWQHQLQTYPHKDQLQEYEKQWKAWDEQMKVTQSHLQEKVTSLQNLKNQYPANVSLPPPFIPYSQTGQGGLPIMPPTLPSSTPPLVPPPVSSVSQLSNSSVPSGSSSQATETPRPALLPTPGTYASKISSSTSYSPYSQVGTSFGSSDHGKSQGHLSKQTVNISSEQQCGELKGTSAVSSTHTPVVQDKPVRSGGLLPDPPRSARFEGPRGPRFDGPRGRGYDKFEGSRPRGPRFDSQRSEGYRSRFDRQNTDGQSSSRWGSIPRGPAGEFYTTNASHGHGSRPGGPRWTGPRPHLGQQQQQQQQAQTDSQSESKEPFTDTAGDQQSVSRTESTPDTQSAGPAEPNEDLTDTQQEPSKPEVKEPSSDPPKKWTWSSHDPNQQVEESKAPTPPIQNQNTVAPVTGDQDLDSPDGQLTASEATQGLPGPESRGKGPFMHEDRGKGPGGRGRGRGRGQGDGRGWGMGRGRGMGRMDGGRGMGRMDGGWGMGRMDDGHGRGMGRMDDGRGRGYVYRGRGQARQASIRGRGMFRERMPDRRSGSRERMPDGQSGSRERGLGGRSDSHERVFSSRDREVPGRAGSWDRGRAGSRERGPVRRACSREREPMRGAGSREREPMRRAGSRERVPVRRAGSRERVPMRRAGSRERDMVRRAGSRERCPIRRGDSHEREAGRSETGNMGKPIHLGDDPDKLPPYHRDETFRGSWGREDDTMQEEFPLEGQDDPSLEHEQLDDWEREQYWRDHNSDYQDDSVDAYDRDDRLQSHHSLPPLSPLPPLPPLSSDHDRRDSWWDDWKGPRERELERDLDRTGRSSDIYDQDLDREWDRNWDIRPMDDRDMGNRDLDIPPLPPLPPLPPLDRYREDRWRDDRNRDHYDRDLRDRGELRIREYPERYDTWREKQDYVPERTDWERERLSDRWYPDDGDRLRSLEDHSDSSLPPPSHSSDMLGADSNLDSDQSLGGVMVLSQRQHEIILKAAQELKMLREQKEQLQKLKEFKPDISTQDSPRPQNTSTRPGAFQERWDNDSFHGLWDTNEDKGANMEYELCKQEPMMPPPVSSPVKVPAVHTSIPSAVPVSLPPVIPPVPKAPIIQQTVDYGHGRDITTSKVEQIPYGERVTLRPEPLPDRQTFQKEHPGRYNRERDREPYFERQGNSNPDHRDFKRERELHRDRGSVDYERERFEKERHPRDDRVLPTTPSRTQSYRDKKDHPSSRRGGFERPPYERKTDRPAYDHGPSMFGGDRRNYPEERIPISAPSMPRQPPPAPRVERKPESKNVDDILKPPGRDSRPERIVIIMRGLPGSGKTHVAKLIRDKEVECGGPAPRVLSLDDYFITEVEKEERDPDTGKKVKKKVMEYEYEAEMEETYRTSMFKTFKKTLDDGFFPFIILDAINDRVRHFEQFWSAAKTKGFEVYLAEMSADNQTCSKRNIHGRKLKDISRMSDHWEAAPRHMMRLDIRSLLQDAAIEEVEMEDFDANIEDQKEEVKKDTAEEEESELGYIPKSKWEMDTSEAKLDKLDGLRTGTKRKRDWEAIASRIEDYLQLPDDYDTRASEPGKKRVRWADLEEKKDADRKRAIGFVVGQTDWEKITDESGHLAERALNRTKYI
- the YLPM1 gene encoding YLP motif-containing protein 1 isoform X4; amino-acid sequence: MYPAWGLYGAAGHYPPPPTSIPPPPLPIPPPSVPPPAVPPMPLPSYPPPGPAPPAAAPPPAGSSGFLSLQEQHLAQLQQLQQMHQKQLQSVLLGPPPPPGPPPPGLPPPPLPGSFTDWQQQPPVPPVPPPVRSYQKQYGHREPPPRKPPPAARDRDGQEPPGGHGDWGEPMPAEPVPMDMELSSPPQSPQPAAQPYLPPAQPYLPPPQAEPYLPPAQPPPAQSPPLQPYLPRAQPSQPPPSFSEPPPSYLEPPAATASQPYLPPPAQGYMAHPQPYLISSQASPSQPAQPALASSIPPPVKPSQAHFPPPQPSLPQPAAAQPEAAQGAAKEGGGTEQPDPSTMTPQEQQQYWYQQHLLSLQQRAKAHAQGQQQMKSPVVKDEQRAKSEEGKMSASAQQSEAPPLNESLPPASKEDESSLPSTETQLNIEPPDDPEEDLRLQQLQAAAAQWQQHPHHRVGFQYQRIMQKHAQLQQIVQQYQQIMQQPPHLETMSVDMQLRHYEAQQKQFQQLHKDWERSMNQQWQHQLQTYPHKDQLQEYEKQWKAWDEQMKVTQSHLQEKVTSLQNLKNQYPANVSLPPPFIPYSQTGQGGLPIMPPTLPSSTPPLVPPPVSSVSQLSNSSVPSGSSSQATETPRPALLPTPGTYASKISSSTSYSPYSQVGTSFGSSDHGKSQGHLSKQTVNISSEQQCGELKGTSAVSSTHTPVVQDKPVRSGGLLPDPPRSARFEGPRGPRFDGPRGRGYDKFEGSRPRGPRFDSQRSEGYRSRFDRQNTDGQSSSRWGSIPRGPAGEFYTTNASHGHGSRPGGPRWTGPRPHLGQQQQQQQQAQTDSQSESKEPFTDTAGDQQSVSRTESTPDTQSAGPAEPNEDLTDTQQEPSKPEVKEPSSDPPKKWTWSSHDPNQQVEESKAPTPPIQNQNTVAPVTGDQDLDSPDGQLTASEATQGLPGPESRGKGPFMHEDRGKGPGGRGRGRGRGQGDGRGWGMGRGRGMGRMDGGRGMGRMDGGWGMGRMDDGHGRGMGRMDDGRGRGYVYRGRGQARQASIRGRGMFRERMPDRRSGSRERMPDGQSGSRERGLGGRSDSHERVFSSRDREVPGRAGSWDRGRAGSRERGPVRRACSREREPMRGAGSREREPMRRAGSRERVPVRRAGSRERVPMRRAGSRERDMVRRAGSRERCPIRRGDSHEREAGRSETGNMGKPIHLGDDPDKLPPYHRDETFRGSWGREDDTMQEEFPLEGQDDPSLEHEQLDDWEREQYWRDHNSDYQDDSVDAYDRDDRLQSHHSLPPLSPLPPLPPLSSDHDRRDSWWDDWKGPRERELERDLDRTGRSSDIYDQDLDREWDRNWDIRPMDDRDMGNRDLDIPPLPPLPPLPPLDRYREDRWRDDRNRDHYDRDLRDRGELRIREYPERYDTWREKQDYVPERTDWERERLSDRWYPDDGDRLRSLEDHSDSSLPPPSHSSDMLGADSNLDSDQSLGGVMVLSQRQHEIILKAAQELKMLREQKEQLQKLKEFKPDISTQDSPRPQNTSTRPGAFQERWDNDSFHGLWDTNEDKGANMEYELCKQEPMMPPPVSSPVKVPAVHTSIPSAVPVSLPPVIPPVPKAPIIQQTVDYGHGRDITTSKVEQIPYGERVTLRPEPLPDRQTFQKEHPGRYNRERDREPYFERQGNSNPDHRDFKRERELHRDRGSVDYERERFEKERHPRDDRVLPTTPSRTQSYRDKKDHPSSRRGGFERPPYERKTDRPAYDHGPSMFGENSSVQTLEFEGDRRNYPEERIPISAPSMPRQPPPAPRVERKPESKNVDDILKPPGRDSRPERIVIIMRGLPGSGKTHVAKLIRDKEVECGGPAPRVLSLDDYFITEVEKEERDPDTGKKVKKKVMEYEYEAEMEETYRTSMFKTFKKTLDDGFFPFIILDAINDRVRHFEQFWSAAKTKGFEVYLAEMSADNQTCSKRNIHGRKLKDISRMSDHWEAAPRHMMRLDIRSLLQDAAIEEVEMEDFDANIEDQKEEVKKDTAEEEESELGYIPKSKWEMDTSEAKLDKLDVQILLLVLLKKFSALVLFV
- the YLPM1 gene encoding YLP motif-containing protein 1 isoform X2, producing MYPAWGLYGAAGHYPPPPTSIPPPPLPIPPPSVPPPAVPPMPLPSYPPPGPAPPAAAPPPAGSSGFLSLQEQHLAQLQQLQQMHQKQLQSVLLGPPPPPGPPPPGLPPPPLPGSFTDWQQQPPVPPVPPPVRSYQKQYGHREPPPRKPPPAARDRDGQEPPGGHGDWGEPMPAEPVPMDMELSSPPQSPQPAAQPYLPPAQPYLPPPQAEPYLPPAQPPPAQSPPLQPYLPRAQPSQPPPSFSEPPPSYLEPPAATASQPYLPPPAQGYMAHPQPYLISSQASPSQPAQPALASSIPPPVKPSQAHFPPPQPSLPQPAAAQPEAAQGAAKEGGGTEQPDPSTMTPQEQQQYWYQQHLLSLQQRAKAHAQGQQQMKSPVVKDEQRAKSEEGKMSASAQQSEAPPLNESLPPASKEDESSLPSTETQLNIEPPDDPEEDLRLQQLQAAAAQWQQHPHHRVGFQYQRIMQKHAQLQQIVQQYQQIMQQPPHLETMSVDMQLRHYEAQQKQFQQLHKDWERSMNQQWQHQLQTYPHKDQLQEYEKQWKAWDEQMKVTQSHLQEKVTSLQNLKNQYPANVSLPPPFIPYSQTGQGGLPIMPPTLPSSTPPLVPPPVSSVSQLSNSSVPSGSSSQATETPRPALLPTPGTYASKISSSTSYSPYSQVGTSFGSSDHGKSQGHLSKQTVNISSEQQCGELKGTSAVSSTHTPVVQDKPVRSGGLLPDPPRSARFEGPRGPRFDGPRGRGYDKFEGSRPRGPRFDSQRSEGYRSRFDRQNTDGQSSSRWGSIPRGPAGEFYTTNASHGHGSRPGGPRWTGPRPHLGQQQQQQQQAQTDSQSESKEPFTDTAGDQQSVSRTESTPDTQSAGPAEPNEDLTDTQQEPSKPEVKEPSSDPPKKWTWSSHDPNQQVEESKAPTPPIQNQNTVAPVTGDQDLDSPDGQLTASEATQGLPGPESRGKGPFMHEDRGKGPGGRGRGRGRGQGDGRGWGMGRGRGMGRMDGGRGMGRMDGGWGMGRMDDGHGRGMGRMDDGRGRGYVYRGRGQARQASIRGRGMFRERMPDRRSGSRERMPDGQSGSRERGLGGRSDSHERVFSSRDREVPGRAGSWDRGRAGSRERGPVRRACSREREPMRGAGSREREPMRRAGSRERVPVRRAGSRERVPMRRAGSRERDMVRRAGSRERCPIRRGDSHEREAGRSETGNMGKPIHLGDDPDKLPPYHRDETFRGSWGREDDTMQEEFPLEGQDDPSLEHEQLDDWEREQYWRDHNSDYQDDSVDAYDRDDRLQSHHSLPPLSPLPPLPPLSSDHDRRDSWWDDWKGPRERELERDLDRTGRSSDIYDQDLDREWDRNWDIRPMDDRDMGNRDLDIPPLPPLPPLPPLDRYREDRWRDDRNRDHYDRDLRDRGELRIREYPERYDTWREKQDYVPERTDWERERLSDRWYPDDGDRLRSLEDHSDSSLPPPSHSSDMLGADSNLDSDQSLGGVMVLSQRQHEIILKAAQELKMLREQKEQLQKLKEFKPDISTQDSPRPQNTSTRPGAFQERWDNDSFHGLWDTNEDKGANMEYELCKQEPMMPPPVSSPVKVPAVHTSIPSAVPVSLPPVIPPVPKAPIIQQTVDYGHGRDITTSKVEQIPYGERVTLRPEPLPDRQTFQKEHPGRYNRERDREPYFERQGNSNPDHRDFKRERELHRDRGSVDYERERFEKERHPRDDRVLPTTPSRTQSYRDKKDHPSSRRGGFERPPYERKTDRPAYDHGPSMFGENSSVQTLEFEGDRRNYPEERIPISAPSMPRQPPPAPRVERKPESKNVDDILKPPGRDSRPERIVIIMRGLPGSGKTHVAKLIRDKEVECGGPAPRVLSLDDYFITEVEKEERDPDTGKKVKKKVMEYEYEAEMEETYRTSMFKTFKKTLDDGFFPFIILDAINDRVRHFEQFWSAAKTKGFEVYLAEMSADNQTCSKRNIHGRKLKDISRMSDHWEAAPRHMMRLDIRSLLQDAAIEEVEMEDFDANIEDQKEEVKKDTAEEEESELGYIPKSKWEMDTSEAKLDKLDGLRTGTKRKRDWEAIASRIEDYLQLPDDYDTRASEPGKKRVRWADLEEKKDADRKRAIGFVVGQTDWEKITDESGHLAERALNRTKYI